A portion of the Coraliomargarita parva genome contains these proteins:
- a CDS encoding GspE/PulE family protein, protein MALARIQASIVRNLLDAGKLSSAQYNSIVDTKEEMTGDAVEKLLAEEYKISPFQLLVAKGKAFGMAPINVKHCIVTETTFAKLEQDFCQDNKVLPLGTVGDYIVVALSNPFDIQVTSKIQDISGMKVSALLGAEADIEKALDSKQEPQSVGFGDVVEALGMDYESEEDLDQDDLSDEDSAPIIKLANRIIEEAYFSGASDIHIEPFEKETRVRVRVDGVLQNRLTIPPAASGALLARLKVMSQLDIAEKRLPQDGRIIFKQFNKKGIDVDLRVSTAPLNHGEGVVMRILDKQKSTLPLPALGFSEDNLKLYRELIQRPYGMILHCGPTGSGKSMTLYSALNEINTSDICIRTAEDPIEYTLNGIMQMQMQRKIGLTFAAALRAFLRQDPDVILVGEIRDHETAGIAVEAALTGHMLFSTLHTNDAPTTISRLTEMGIEPFMISASLVCVCAQRLMRRVCKTCKKTYMQEGNEADIIQRAIGWSGKVPMAIQDGCPTCGGLGYKGRVGIHELMATSEELVKAINSGEEAAVIKRIAMRNGMKTLHQDSMLKVKEGFSTMEESIATVPPDMEAYEEAEAAS, encoded by the coding sequence ATGGCTTTAGCCCGTATTCAGGCCTCGATCGTAAGGAACCTTCTCGACGCGGGAAAGCTCTCCAGCGCGCAGTACAACTCGATTGTCGACACCAAGGAGGAGATGACCGGAGATGCCGTTGAAAAGCTCCTGGCCGAAGAATACAAGATCAGCCCGTTCCAGTTGCTGGTCGCCAAGGGCAAGGCCTTTGGCATGGCTCCGATCAATGTGAAGCACTGCATTGTGACGGAGACCACCTTCGCGAAGCTGGAACAGGATTTCTGTCAGGACAACAAGGTGCTGCCTCTCGGTACGGTCGGTGATTACATCGTGGTCGCGCTGAGCAATCCATTTGATATTCAGGTAACCTCCAAGATCCAGGATATTTCAGGGATGAAGGTTTCCGCTCTTTTGGGCGCGGAGGCGGATATCGAGAAAGCACTCGACAGCAAGCAGGAGCCGCAGTCGGTGGGCTTTGGCGATGTGGTCGAAGCGCTCGGGATGGACTACGAGAGCGAGGAGGACCTCGATCAGGACGATCTCTCGGACGAGGATTCCGCCCCGATTATCAAGCTCGCCAACCGGATCATTGAGGAAGCGTATTTTTCGGGGGCGAGTGATATCCACATTGAGCCCTTTGAAAAAGAGACGCGTGTGCGGGTTCGCGTGGACGGTGTGCTGCAGAACCGCTTGACGATACCGCCTGCGGCTTCGGGTGCCCTGCTCGCCCGTCTCAAGGTGATGTCTCAACTGGATATCGCCGAAAAACGGCTGCCTCAGGACGGCCGGATTATTTTCAAGCAGTTTAACAAGAAGGGCATCGATGTGGACCTTCGTGTGTCGACTGCGCCGCTGAACCACGGTGAAGGCGTGGTCATGCGTATTCTGGATAAGCAGAAGAGTACTTTACCACTGCCGGCATTGGGATTCTCCGAGGACAACCTGAAGTTGTATCGTGAGTTGATCCAGCGCCCCTACGGGATGATTCTACACTGCGGACCGACCGGTTCCGGTAAGTCCATGACCTTGTACTCCGCGCTGAACGAGATCAATACGAGTGATATCTGTATCCGGACGGCGGAAGATCCGATCGAGTATACCTTGAACGGAATCATGCAGATGCAGATGCAGCGTAAGATCGGCCTGACTTTCGCGGCGGCCCTTCGCGCCTTCCTGCGTCAAGACCCCGATGTGATCCTTGTGGGGGAAATTCGTGACCATGAAACCGCCGGTATCGCGGTGGAAGCGGCTTTGACCGGTCACATGCTATTCAGCACGCTGCATACAAACGATGCGCCGACGACCATTTCACGTCTGACTGAAATGGGGATCGAGCCTTTCATGATTTCCGCATCCCTGGTCTGTGTGTGCGCGCAGCGCCTCATGCGCCGGGTCTGTAAGACATGTAAGAAGACTTACATGCAGGAAGGCAATGAAGCGGATATCATACAGCGTGCGATTGGCTGGAGCGGCAAAGTGCCCATGGCGATCCAGGACGGTTGTCCGACCTGCGGTGGCTTGGGTTACAAGGGCCGGGTCGGTATTCACGAACTCATGGCAACCTCGGAAGAGTTGGTGAAAGCGATCAACTCCGGAGAGGAGGCCGCCGTGATCAAACGCATCGCCATGCGCAATGGCATGAAGACATTGCACCAGGACAGTATGTTGAAGGTCAAGGAAGGCTTCAGCACGATGGAGGAATCCATCGCGACTGTTCCGCCGGATATGGAGGCCTATGAAGAAGCCGAAGCGGCGAGCTAA
- a CDS encoding acyl carrier protein, whose translation MADQTIEQRVKTIIVDQLNVNEEQVTPEASFLDDLGADSLDTVELIMAFEEEFSDEIDGEIPESDAEKLQTVGDVIKYITEKAG comes from the coding sequence ATGGCTGATCAAACTATCGAACAACGCGTAAAGACCATCATCGTCGACCAGCTCAACGTAAATGAAGAGCAGGTCACTCCCGAAGCTTCCTTTCTGGATGATCTCGGTGCGGACTCGCTCGACACCGTCGAGCTGATCATGGCATTCGAAGAAGAATTCAGTGACGAGATCGACGGTGAAATTCCGGAGTCTGACGCTGAAAAGCTCCAGACTGTTGGTGACGTCATCAAGTACATCACAGAGAAGGCCGGATAA
- the fabG gene encoding 3-oxoacyl-[acyl-carrier-protein] reductase yields MTDTTEKKVALVTGAGRGIGKSIAELLADKGHHVICVSRSAGSCGAVADGIVAKGGSAESLAVDVADRGAVEAACKQWLEAHGTVDILVNNAGITRDGLLFRMSDADWDDVIATNLTSCFTFIKHLARPMTRKRWGRIINMASVIGLIGNAGQANYAAAKAGMIGMTKSLAKEFAARNVTVNAVAPGFIETDMTAELNEQQQQGIIGVIPMKRMGQAADIAHTTAFLASEEAGYITGQVFTVDGGMVM; encoded by the coding sequence ATGACAGACACGACCGAGAAAAAAGTCGCTCTCGTGACCGGTGCCGGCCGCGGCATCGGCAAAAGTATCGCTGAACTTCTGGCCGATAAAGGCCATCACGTCATTTGCGTGAGTCGCTCGGCCGGCTCCTGCGGGGCGGTGGCGGACGGTATTGTCGCAAAAGGAGGCTCCGCCGAGTCCCTGGCGGTCGACGTGGCCGACCGTGGCGCAGTCGAAGCTGCCTGCAAGCAGTGGCTGGAAGCCCACGGAACCGTGGATATCCTGGTCAACAATGCCGGGATCACCCGTGACGGCTTGCTTTTTCGCATGAGCGACGCCGACTGGGATGATGTCATCGCGACGAACCTGACCAGCTGCTTTACTTTTATCAAGCACCTCGCCCGGCCCATGACCCGCAAACGTTGGGGGCGTATCATCAACATGGCTTCCGTTATCGGTTTGATCGGCAATGCCGGACAAGCCAACTATGCTGCGGCCAAGGCTGGTATGATCGGCATGACCAAGAGTCTGGCCAAGGAGTTTGCCGCCCGAAATGTCACGGTCAATGCCGTGGCGCCGGGCTTTATCGAGACCGATATGACGGCCGAACTGAACGAGCAGCAACAACAGGGCATTATCGGAGTGATCCCGATGAAGCGCATGGGGCAGGCCGCCGATATCGCGCACACCACCGCATTTCTAGCATCCGAAGAAGCAGGATACATCACCGGTCAAGTTTTTACAGTTGACGGTGGTATGGTCATGTGA
- a CDS encoding trypsin-like peptidase domain-containing protein, translating into MLFASSEVRIDVDPSPVDRENPKYLTSYAPVLKPARDAVVSVHTSRIIRIFRAHGMDPREEALRRFLGLPLPQGQQVVEERLDPVGIGSGVVISPDGYILTNNHVVITPEGREADDVLVELNDGRELEARVVGRDPQSDLAVLKIDATALPHITFADSELLEVGDIAFAIGNPMGVGLTITQGIISATGRSNLSILGDSGNENFIQTDAPINPGNSGGALVDAYGRLIGINTAILSRSGGSIGIGFAIPSNFAHTVARSIIEYGEMRRGMLGVNVTDLTKDTREAFAFDGVDGVLVQSVMPNLPADKAGLKKGDIILRIGDKEIRDARMLRLVLAALGPDEVLLTYLRDGREAELRVRLVDRKDPYGLGARHGEFLPGVEALAIDRESRRQYGLPAALEGLLLTAVSDHSPYAEILRPGAVVLHINGETPLSVDQGLQLLRSRPVSHLYIYFQGRSGYISVRRDD; encoded by the coding sequence ATGCTCTTCGCCTCTTCCGAAGTTCGGATCGATGTGGATCCGAGTCCGGTGGACCGTGAGAATCCGAAGTACCTGACCAGTTATGCGCCGGTCTTGAAGCCGGCCCGTGACGCCGTCGTGTCGGTGCACACCTCTCGGATCATTCGGATTTTTCGGGCCCATGGGATGGATCCCCGGGAAGAGGCGTTGCGGCGGTTTTTAGGTCTGCCGCTGCCGCAAGGACAGCAGGTGGTGGAGGAGCGCCTCGATCCGGTCGGGATCGGTTCGGGGGTCGTGATTTCGCCGGATGGCTATATCCTGACAAATAATCATGTGGTGATCACCCCTGAGGGGCGGGAGGCGGACGACGTTCTGGTCGAATTGAACGACGGCCGGGAGTTGGAAGCCCGGGTGGTGGGGCGCGATCCACAGAGCGACCTCGCGGTACTCAAGATTGATGCGACGGCCTTGCCGCACATCACTTTCGCGGACAGTGAGCTGCTCGAAGTGGGGGATATCGCGTTCGCGATCGGGAATCCCATGGGGGTTGGACTGACCATTACGCAGGGCATCATTTCGGCCACGGGGCGGAGCAATCTCTCCATTCTGGGGGATTCCGGAAATGAAAACTTTATCCAGACAGATGCGCCCATTAATCCGGGGAATTCGGGAGGCGCCCTGGTGGACGCCTATGGCCGTCTGATCGGTATTAATACTGCGATCCTCTCGCGCAGCGGCGGGAGTATCGGGATCGGTTTTGCGATTCCATCGAATTTTGCCCATACCGTGGCGCGCTCCATTATCGAGTACGGTGAGATGCGCCGCGGTATGCTGGGAGTCAATGTGACGGACCTGACGAAGGATACCCGTGAGGCTTTCGCTTTCGATGGAGTCGATGGGGTGCTGGTACAGTCGGTCATGCCAAACCTGCCGGCCGATAAAGCCGGTTTGAAGAAGGGGGATATCATTCTCCGGATTGGCGATAAGGAGATCCGTGATGCGCGCATGCTTCGATTGGTATTGGCAGCATTGGGGCCGGATGAGGTTTTACTCACCTATCTGCGAGACGGGCGGGAGGCCGAGTTGCGGGTGAGATTGGTGGATCGTAAGGATCCTTACGGCTTGGGCGCACGCCACGGGGAGTTCCTGCCCGGGGTGGAGGCACTTGCCATCGACCGGGAAAGTCGCCGTCAATACGGCTTGCCGGCAGCTTTGGAAGGCTTGCTCCTGACTGCCGTGAGTGATCACTCGCCTTATGCTGAAATTCTGCGTCCCGGGGCGGTTGTGCTCCATATCAACGGGGAGACCCCTCTCTCAGTGGATCAGGGGCTCCAGTTACTACGATCCAGGCCTGTGAGTCACCTGTACATTTATTTTCAGGGAAGAAGTGGTTATATTTCTGTAAGACGGGATGATTGA
- a CDS encoding sigma-54-dependent transcriptional regulator, which translates to MAYSVLILDDDADFNSLLTDIFEQADYIVTSLEDPVEAVEVFTHTDYDLVVTDHKMPEMTGAEFMKRIKKIKRQVPVIMVSGYLENDTIRELISEGVGGVFLKPLNIFSLLERTAELIEESKKAPQSSDSESGASNEGVGEPDTNVDKLGFAFRSFPCKSPASLEFAERLHSLRNFKSTLSLIGEPGTHYRAICNDIRGFYEGDGEHFVYLSPDSFEAEQALNLIESAKAAGAERVTCVLLDVESMSPEQKKLAALLPKCEGLFEAIDFPIRTIFCVSGDLDVLFDEERIDEHLYILMGTAEVQVPALRNCPADIAVLAQQIVVDAAKEKALGSVPQFENSARELFRKHTWKRNYEELRATVRKVVDLSSGGVLTRNTLQEVLHAEGANPRAKLDAFLSNARSEIVLASSILLGGGKNRVADFFGTDVAEIDGILK; encoded by the coding sequence ATGGCTTATAGCGTTTTAATTCTGGATGATGATGCGGACTTCAACAGTCTGCTGACTGATATTTTTGAGCAGGCCGACTACATCGTCACCTCGCTTGAGGACCCGGTTGAAGCGGTTGAGGTCTTTACCCATACGGATTACGACCTCGTGGTGACCGACCACAAGATGCCGGAAATGACCGGGGCGGAGTTCATGAAGCGGATCAAGAAGATCAAGCGGCAGGTTCCGGTCATCATGGTTTCCGGTTATTTGGAGAACGATACAATCCGCGAGCTGATCAGCGAGGGAGTTGGCGGTGTCTTTCTCAAGCCGTTGAATATCTTTTCCCTGTTGGAACGGACAGCCGAGCTGATTGAGGAATCCAAGAAGGCCCCACAATCATCCGATTCGGAATCCGGTGCTTCGAATGAAGGCGTGGGTGAGCCTGATACGAATGTGGACAAGCTGGGCTTTGCATTCCGCTCTTTTCCCTGCAAGTCGCCGGCATCCTTGGAATTTGCAGAGCGTCTTCACAGCCTACGGAACTTCAAGTCGACCCTGTCCCTGATCGGTGAGCCTGGCACCCATTATCGCGCTATCTGCAACGACATTCGGGGGTTTTATGAGGGCGATGGAGAGCACTTCGTTTATCTCAGCCCGGACTCCTTCGAGGCGGAACAGGCACTCAACCTGATTGAATCGGCGAAGGCCGCCGGTGCCGAGCGGGTCACATGTGTATTGCTCGATGTGGAGAGCATGAGCCCGGAACAGAAGAAGCTGGCAGCTTTGCTGCCGAAATGCGAAGGGCTGTTTGAAGCGATCGATTTCCCGATTCGTACGATTTTCTGTGTGAGCGGGGACTTGGACGTGCTCTTTGACGAGGAGCGGATTGATGAGCATCTCTACATCCTGATGGGGACGGCTGAGGTCCAGGTGCCTGCATTGCGGAACTGTCCTGCCGATATTGCCGTGCTCGCGCAGCAGATCGTGGTCGATGCGGCCAAGGAAAAAGCTCTTGGCTCGGTGCCGCAGTTTGAGAATTCGGCGCGTGAACTTTTCCGCAAGCATACCTGGAAGCGTAACTACGAGGAGTTGCGTGCGACGGTGCGGAAGGTTGTCGACTTGAGCTCTGGAGGTGTCCTGACCCGGAATACTTTGCAGGAAGTCCTGCATGCGGAGGGGGCGAACCCCCGGGCCAAGCTAGATGCCTTCTTGTCGAATGCACGTAGTGAGATTGTCCTGGCCAGTTCGATCCTACTCGGGGGCGGCAAGAACCGTGTGGCGGACTTTTTTGGCACGGATGTAGCGGAGATCGACGGCATTCTGAAGTAA
- the fabF gene encoding beta-ketoacyl-ACP synthase II, giving the protein MPESLLRHRVVVTGIGTVNSHGLGVDAFWSGVMNGQSGIGRITSFDATDYPCQVGAEVRDFEVGDFMDVKEARRNDRFTHFAMAATKLALTDANVDTTKLDSERFGVLVGSGIGGMETIQKQSRRLYEMGPRKVSPFMIPSLIANIASGVVAIEIGARGPNYGIVSACSTATHAIGEAFRILRDGEADIIVAGGSEAAITELGYAGFCSMKAMSTSYNDCPERASRPFDKGRDGFVMGEGAGVLILETLEHAKARGARIYCDVTAYAATCDAYHITSPDPEGKALGTAITKVIKDAGLQPEDVDYINAHGTSTPYNDKFETLAVKRALGDHAYKVMVSSTKSMTGHLLGAAGGVESAVCAKAIFEGKVPPTINYEEKDEDCDLDYVPNVARDAEVKVAICNNSGFGGHNATVLFTKSV; this is encoded by the coding sequence ATGCCCGAATCGCTATTACGTCATCGAGTCGTTGTGACCGGTATTGGTACGGTCAATTCCCACGGACTGGGAGTTGATGCGTTCTGGTCCGGGGTCATGAACGGACAAAGCGGCATCGGCCGGATTACTTCGTTCGATGCCACGGACTATCCCTGCCAGGTTGGCGCGGAGGTTCGTGACTTCGAAGTCGGCGACTTCATGGATGTGAAGGAAGCGCGTCGTAATGACCGTTTCACTCATTTTGCCATGGCTGCCACGAAGCTGGCTCTGACTGATGCCAACGTGGACACCACCAAGCTGGACTCCGAGCGTTTCGGTGTTCTGGTTGGTTCCGGAATCGGTGGGATGGAAACCATCCAAAAGCAAAGCCGCCGTCTCTACGAGATGGGGCCGCGCAAGGTTTCCCCCTTCATGATCCCTTCCCTGATCGCAAATATCGCGAGCGGAGTGGTGGCCATTGAGATCGGAGCCCGTGGCCCGAATTACGGTATTGTAAGTGCCTGTTCCACCGCTACTCACGCCATTGGTGAGGCTTTCCGCATCCTTCGGGACGGCGAGGCCGACATCATTGTGGCGGGCGGTTCGGAAGCGGCCATCACCGAGTTGGGTTATGCCGGTTTCTGCTCCATGAAGGCAATGAGCACCAGCTACAACGATTGCCCTGAGCGTGCCAGCCGACCCTTTGACAAGGGGCGTGATGGTTTCGTCATGGGGGAAGGTGCCGGTGTTCTCATCCTTGAAACTCTGGAGCATGCCAAGGCCCGTGGTGCCCGCATCTACTGTGATGTGACCGCCTATGCGGCTACCTGCGACGCTTACCACATCACTTCGCCGGATCCCGAAGGCAAGGCCTTGGGGACGGCGATCACTAAGGTGATCAAGGACGCCGGGCTTCAACCGGAGGACGTGGACTATATCAACGCCCACGGTACTTCGACACCTTACAACGACAAATTCGAGACCCTGGCCGTCAAGCGTGCGCTAGGCGATCATGCCTACAAGGTTATGGTCAGCTCGACCAAGTCGATGACCGGACACCTTCTCGGTGCCGCCGGTGGGGTGGAATCCGCGGTTTGCGCCAAGGCGATCTTCGAAGGCAAGGTACCGCCGACCATCAATTACGAGGAGAAGGACGAGGACTGCGATTTGGATTACGTGCCGAATGTGGCGCGTGATGCGGAAGTTAAGGTCGCGATCTGCAACAACTCCGGTTTTGGTGGACACAACGCCACGGTGCTCTTTACGAAGAGCGTCTAA
- a CDS encoding cupin domain-containing protein, with protein sequence MISKVHEIVPEVAEGVRGGNGTVYAHKLLDLFPGSAIKSVGLVRLEPGATIGMHSHDGDEDFYYCLSGCGIVVDNGVEHPFTPGTLQITRDGETQAIRNTGETELIFLGALVATLEE encoded by the coding sequence ATGATCAGCAAGGTTCATGAAATCGTCCCCGAAGTCGCTGAAGGCGTCCGCGGCGGCAACGGCACCGTCTACGCCCACAAACTCCTCGACCTCTTTCCCGGCAGTGCCATCAAAAGCGTCGGCCTCGTCCGTCTGGAACCTGGCGCAACCATCGGGATGCACTCCCACGATGGCGATGAAGACTTCTACTATTGCCTCTCCGGATGCGGCATCGTCGTGGATAACGGGGTGGAACATCCGTTCACACCAGGCACGCTCCAAATCACCCGCGACGGCGAGACCCAGGCCATCCGCAATACCGGAGAAACGGAACTAATCTTCCTCGGTGCCCTCGTCGCGACGCTCGAAGAGTAA
- the hemA gene encoding glutamyl-tRNA reductase, whose translation MTQEPLQSLFVLGSSHHEAPLEVRERFALSPEQTGMLRAALHEVKGIRECVVLNTCNRVEIYGLAEAGIEEEQVRAQLCQIQQLDRSLFDAHSFWHTNLDTLQHALEVASGLDSQMIGETDILSQMKSAYADAKSAHCTGAVLNRLFEKSFQAAKSARSQTAITKGQISIGNVAVDLASRIFGKLTRSRVLLIGSGDVGEKTAQALKSRGAADIAVSSRTFEKAHALAHQFEGAAIDFADFRTHLEHYDIIISSTAATGSILDRSTIQQAMRRRPERPLFLIDVAVPRDIDSDVEAIDNVYLYNLDDLSTIANENLAQRKTEIEHARAILKQHAWTLWLQLRRRALMAKESGGPPGPR comes from the coding sequence ATGACGCAGGAGCCCCTACAGTCTCTCTTCGTGCTGGGCAGTTCCCACCACGAGGCGCCGCTTGAAGTCCGGGAGCGCTTTGCCCTCAGTCCCGAACAGACCGGCATGCTGCGCGCCGCCCTCCACGAAGTAAAAGGCATCCGGGAATGCGTGGTGCTAAACACCTGCAACCGTGTTGAAATCTATGGTTTAGCCGAAGCCGGTATCGAAGAAGAACAAGTCCGCGCCCAACTCTGCCAAATCCAGCAGCTCGACCGTAGTCTCTTTGATGCGCACTCCTTTTGGCATACGAATCTCGACACGCTGCAGCATGCCCTCGAGGTCGCCAGCGGTCTGGATTCCCAAATGATCGGTGAAACCGACATCCTCAGCCAGATGAAGAGCGCCTATGCGGACGCCAAGAGTGCGCATTGCACCGGCGCCGTGCTGAACCGCCTGTTCGAGAAAAGCTTTCAAGCCGCCAAGTCCGCCCGTTCACAGACCGCCATTACCAAGGGACAAATCAGCATCGGCAACGTGGCGGTCGATTTAGCCAGCCGGATCTTCGGCAAGCTGACCCGCAGCCGGGTGCTCCTCATTGGCAGCGGCGATGTCGGCGAGAAGACTGCCCAAGCCCTGAAAAGCAGAGGGGCGGCCGATATAGCCGTCTCAAGCCGCACCTTTGAAAAGGCACATGCCCTGGCCCACCAATTTGAGGGTGCGGCCATCGACTTCGCTGACTTCCGGACACATTTGGAACACTATGACATTATCATCAGTTCCACTGCCGCCACGGGATCCATTCTCGATCGTTCGACCATCCAACAAGCCATGCGCCGGCGTCCGGAGCGCCCACTCTTCCTCATTGATGTCGCCGTACCCCGTGACATCGACTCGGATGTCGAGGCTATCGACAACGTCTACCTCTACAATCTCGACGACCTGTCCACGATCGCCAACGAAAACCTCGCTCAGAGGAAGACCGAGATCGAGCACGCCCGGGCCATCCTCAAACAACATGCCTGGACGCTCTGGCTGCAGCTGAGACGCCGAGCCCTGATGGCCAAGGAAAGCGGCGGCCCCCCGGGACCGCGCTAA
- a CDS encoding response regulator, whose protein sequence is MAGRILVLDDEENYAEMLRDLLRDHNYRVDMATRPERAINQLEEIPYDLVISDYKMPVMDGADFLKRARELYPNLPFILVSGLMNTPELVKVANMSVTLVMEKPLDTAAFLEHVARFSVPMTEDEKAALSEEGEPGSSAVKAVTSYPEEPRYLSAACALSKRFMLDLWSLCHSGNCAFIHSAVGGDFELAAKDISSWRGNRDKPVGTLSFEQLMADGVAALQAVLEDSESSDVVLVELPDSGAIEQARAFMLGNGPLTGGLLIFVLSENLSHAGFLELAGDLGVSLPPLVMRPTDVAHYSRRFARITANQMGKDKAPDFSPEASYALLSHEWPGDYDELQRLVVEAVKRAESDPITLDELELEQPASAPAGDRLARLLQQAQATYLVSALNDSGGSPSALAGEVGVSSVVQSETDLRHLALVKPELAKL, encoded by the coding sequence ATGGCGGGACGGATACTAGTGCTGGATGACGAAGAGAATTACGCAGAGATGCTACGCGATCTCCTGCGGGATCATAATTACCGTGTCGACATGGCCACACGCCCGGAACGGGCGATTAACCAGTTGGAAGAGATCCCTTACGATCTGGTAATTTCAGATTACAAGATGCCGGTAATGGACGGCGCAGATTTCCTGAAGCGTGCCCGTGAACTATATCCCAATCTGCCCTTCATTCTTGTTTCCGGCCTGATGAATACGCCGGAATTGGTCAAAGTGGCGAATATGAGTGTCACTTTAGTCATGGAAAAGCCGCTGGATACCGCCGCTTTCCTGGAGCACGTGGCACGTTTTTCCGTGCCGATGACCGAAGATGAGAAGGCGGCCTTGTCGGAAGAAGGAGAGCCGGGCAGTTCAGCGGTTAAAGCGGTGACGAGCTATCCGGAGGAGCCCCGTTACCTCAGTGCGGCCTGTGCCCTATCCAAGCGTTTTATGCTGGATTTATGGAGTCTGTGCCACAGTGGGAATTGTGCCTTTATCCATTCTGCGGTTGGCGGCGACTTCGAATTGGCTGCAAAAGATATTTCCTCGTGGCGCGGTAATCGCGACAAGCCGGTCGGTACGTTGTCGTTTGAGCAATTGATGGCGGATGGGGTGGCTGCGCTGCAAGCTGTCCTGGAAGATTCCGAGAGCAGTGATGTTGTCCTTGTTGAGTTGCCGGACAGCGGTGCCATCGAGCAGGCACGTGCCTTCATGCTCGGCAACGGCCCCTTGACCGGGGGGCTTTTGATCTTCGTGCTGAGCGAGAACCTGAGCCACGCCGGCTTTCTGGAGCTTGCGGGTGACTTGGGTGTGTCTTTGCCCCCACTTGTGATGCGTCCCACTGATGTGGCGCATTATTCGCGACGTTTTGCCCGAATTACGGCCAATCAAATGGGGAAGGACAAGGCGCCGGATTTCTCCCCGGAAGCGAGTTATGCGCTCCTATCACATGAATGGCCGGGGGATTATGACGAACTTCAACGGCTTGTGGTGGAGGCGGTCAAGCGTGCGGAGTCCGACCCGATTACGCTGGATGAGCTTGAGTTGGAACAACCGGCTTCCGCGCCTGCCGGCGATCGTCTGGCCAGGTTGCTCCAACAGGCGCAGGCGACCTATCTGGTATCCGCCCTGAATGATTCAGGGGGCAGCCCGTCGGCTCTGGCCGGCGAAGTGGGCGTTTCCTCCGTGGTCCAGTCCGAAACCGATCTCCGTCACCTCGCTCTGGTAAAGCCGGAACTCGCCAAACTGTAA
- a CDS encoding cytochrome C assembly family protein has product MLALIDFSDRTFLGLGAFAYVSAFAVGLIALLLRKNYPRPVVFTMVCAGFLLQTVGLNLRAADMRGCPLGNTFEVAQFIAWSLVLLFFIIGPTFRLRLLGFFTAALAAILVGGSFLFPSWDRPYPPGLFGGNPWIELHASLAIFSYGIFALLALVSVMFLIQQHGLKKKQFQGLYQYLPSVQQLDQMGKRLLITGEIVLTAALVFGAFFWVENISLVPVFKLSITCLVWLGYLVVVWLRLSKKLVTRRHAIASIALFLFAMASLWPVQSARHHDDAPPKEQNQAALLPDS; this is encoded by the coding sequence ATGCTTGCCCTCATCGACTTTTCCGATCGCACCTTTCTGGGACTGGGAGCTTTCGCCTATGTCTCGGCCTTTGCCGTCGGGCTGATCGCCCTCCTGCTACGGAAGAACTACCCCCGTCCGGTGGTCTTCACCATGGTCTGCGCCGGCTTCCTCTTGCAAACCGTCGGGCTGAACCTACGAGCGGCCGATATGCGGGGCTGCCCTCTTGGTAATACATTCGAGGTCGCGCAGTTCATCGCCTGGTCGCTGGTTCTCCTCTTTTTCATCATTGGGCCGACCTTCCGGCTGCGCCTCCTCGGCTTCTTTACCGCGGCGTTGGCGGCGATTCTGGTCGGGGGTAGTTTCCTCTTTCCATCCTGGGATCGCCCCTACCCGCCCGGCCTCTTCGGGGGAAACCCCTGGATTGAACTACACGCTTCCCTGGCGATTTTCAGCTATGGCATCTTTGCCCTGCTGGCCCTCGTCTCCGTCATGTTTCTGATCCAGCAACACGGCTTGAAGAAAAAGCAATTTCAAGGCCTCTACCAATATCTGCCCTCGGTTCAGCAACTGGACCAGATGGGCAAACGGCTGCTCATCACAGGAGAGATCGTCCTGACCGCTGCCCTAGTTTTCGGTGCATTCTTTTGGGTGGAAAACATCAGCTTGGTTCCCGTCTTCAAACTCAGTATTACCTGTTTGGTCTGGCTGGGCTACCTCGTGGTGGTCTGGCTCCGACTGAGTAAAAAGCTCGTCACCCGACGCCACGCAATCGCCTCAATCGCCCTTTTTCTCTTTGCCATGGCATCCCTCTGGCCGGTTCAGTCTGCACGACACCACGATGACGCGCCCCCGAAAGAACAGAACCAGGCCGCCTTGCTACCCGACTCATGA